The following proteins come from a genomic window of Panthera leo isolate Ple1 chromosome E2, P.leo_Ple1_pat1.1, whole genome shotgun sequence:
- the DPEP1 gene encoding dipeptidase 1 isoform X1 — protein sequence MQTSWWLWALVAVCTGDQFRDEAERIMRGTPVIDGHNDLPWRLLTMFNNRLQIERANLTSLANTHTNIPKLRAGFVGGQFWSAYTPCDTQNKDAVKRTLEQIDVIQRMCQMYPETFVCVTNSAGARRPQPALLTGVRQAFREGRVASLVGVEGGHSIDSSLGVLRTLYRLGMRYLTLTHSCNTPWADNWLVDTGEDKAESQGLSHFGQSVVKEMNRLGVIIDLAHVSVATMKAALRLSTAPVIFSHSSAYSLCQHRRNVPDDVLRLVNQTGSLVMVNFYNDYVSCRQEATLSQVADHLDHIKKVAGAGAVGFGGDFDGVSRLPVGLEDVSKYPDLVAELLRRRWTEAEVRGALANNLLRVFEAVEQVSDHTQSPEEEPIPAAQLQASCRTMYGYSEAPSLHRQPGALLASLTTVLLGLGLL from the exons ATGCAGACCAGCTGGTGGCTCTGGGCCCTGGTGGCCGTCTGCACTGGAGACCAGTTCCGGGATGAGGCTGAGAGAATCATGCGGGGCACACCTGTCATTGACGG gcacaaTGACCTGCCCTGGAGGCTGCTGACCATGTTCAACAACCGGCTTCAGATCGAGAGGGCCAACCTGACGAGCCTTGCCAACACACACACCAACATCCCCAAGCTGAGGGCTGGTTTTGTTGGGGGCCAG TTCTGGTCTGCGTACACGCCCTGCGACACCCAGAACAAGGATGCCGTGAAGAGGACCCTAGAGCAGATCGACGTCATCCAGCGCATGTGTCAGATGTATCCGGAGACCTTTGTGTGTGTCACCAACAGTGCAG GTGCCCGACGCCCTCAGCCAGCTCTCCTCACAGGCGTCCGGCAGGCCTTCcgggaggggagggtggccaGCCTTGTCGGCGTGGAGGGCGGCCACTCCATAGACAGCAGCCTGGGCGTCCTGCGGACACTCTACCGCCTGGGCATGCGGTACCTGACCCTCACCCACAGCTGCAATACGCCGTG GGCTGACAACTGGCTGGTGGACACGGGAGAGGACAAGGCTGAGAGCCAAGGCCTGTCGCACTTTGGCCAG AGTGTGGTGAAGGAGATGAACCGCCTGGGGGTCATCATCGACCTGGCCCACGTGTCCGTGGCCACCATGAAGGCTGCCCTACGCCTGTCCACGGCCCCCGTCATCTTCAGCCACTCCTCGGCCTACAGCCTGTGCCAGCACCGGCGCAACGTGCCCGACGACGTGCTCCGGCTGGTG AACCAGACGGGCAGCCTGGTGATGGTTAATTTCTACAACGACTACGTTTCCTGCAGACAGGAAGCCACCCTGTCCCAAGTAGCAG ACCACCTGGACCACATCAAGAAGGTGGCAGGAGCTGGAGCCGTGGGCTTTGGCGGGGACTTTGATGGTGTTTCGAG GCTCCCCGTGGGGCTTGAGGATGTGTCCAAGTACCCAGACCTGGTGGCTGAGCTACTCAGGAGGCGGTGGACAGAGGCGGAGGTCAGGGGCGCTCTGGCCAACAACCTGCTCAGGGTCTTTGAGGCAGTGGAACAG GTGAGCGATCACACACAAAGTCCTGAAGAGGAGCCCATCCCGGCGGCCCAGCTGCAGGCTTCCTGTAGGACGATGTACGGCTACTCAGAGGCCCCCAGCCTCCACCGGCAGCCAGGGGCCCTGCTGGCCTCCCTCACTACCGTCCTCCTCGGCCTGGGCCTTCTGTGA
- the DPEP1 gene encoding dipeptidase 1 isoform X3, whose translation MQTSWWLWALVAVCTGDQFRDEAERIMRGTPVIDGHNDLPWRLLTMFNNRLQIERANLTSLANTHTNIPKLRAGFVGGQFWSAYTPCDTQNKDAVKRTLEQIDVIQRMCQMYPETFVCVTNSAGVRQAFREGRVASLVGVEGGHSIDSSLGVLRTLYRLGMRYLTLTHSCNTPWADNWLVDTGEDKAESQGLSHFGQSVVKEMNRLGVIIDLAHVSVATMKAALRLSTAPVIFSHSSAYSLCQHRRNVPDDVLRLVNQTGSLVMVNFYNDYVSCRQEATLSQVADHLDHIKKVAGAGAVGFGGDFDGVSRLPVGLEDVSKYPDLVAELLRRRWTEAEVRGALANNLLRVFEAVEQVSDHTQSPEEEPIPAAQLQASCRTMYGYSEAPSLHRQPGALLASLTTVLLGLGLL comes from the exons ATGCAGACCAGCTGGTGGCTCTGGGCCCTGGTGGCCGTCTGCACTGGAGACCAGTTCCGGGATGAGGCTGAGAGAATCATGCGGGGCACACCTGTCATTGACGG gcacaaTGACCTGCCCTGGAGGCTGCTGACCATGTTCAACAACCGGCTTCAGATCGAGAGGGCCAACCTGACGAGCCTTGCCAACACACACACCAACATCCCCAAGCTGAGGGCTGGTTTTGTTGGGGGCCAG TTCTGGTCTGCGTACACGCCCTGCGACACCCAGAACAAGGATGCCGTGAAGAGGACCCTAGAGCAGATCGACGTCATCCAGCGCATGTGTCAGATGTATCCGGAGACCTTTGTGTGTGTCACCAACAGTGCAG GCGTCCGGCAGGCCTTCcgggaggggagggtggccaGCCTTGTCGGCGTGGAGGGCGGCCACTCCATAGACAGCAGCCTGGGCGTCCTGCGGACACTCTACCGCCTGGGCATGCGGTACCTGACCCTCACCCACAGCTGCAATACGCCGTG GGCTGACAACTGGCTGGTGGACACGGGAGAGGACAAGGCTGAGAGCCAAGGCCTGTCGCACTTTGGCCAG AGTGTGGTGAAGGAGATGAACCGCCTGGGGGTCATCATCGACCTGGCCCACGTGTCCGTGGCCACCATGAAGGCTGCCCTACGCCTGTCCACGGCCCCCGTCATCTTCAGCCACTCCTCGGCCTACAGCCTGTGCCAGCACCGGCGCAACGTGCCCGACGACGTGCTCCGGCTGGTG AACCAGACGGGCAGCCTGGTGATGGTTAATTTCTACAACGACTACGTTTCCTGCAGACAGGAAGCCACCCTGTCCCAAGTAGCAG ACCACCTGGACCACATCAAGAAGGTGGCAGGAGCTGGAGCCGTGGGCTTTGGCGGGGACTTTGATGGTGTTTCGAG GCTCCCCGTGGGGCTTGAGGATGTGTCCAAGTACCCAGACCTGGTGGCTGAGCTACTCAGGAGGCGGTGGACAGAGGCGGAGGTCAGGGGCGCTCTGGCCAACAACCTGCTCAGGGTCTTTGAGGCAGTGGAACAG GTGAGCGATCACACACAAAGTCCTGAAGAGGAGCCCATCCCGGCGGCCCAGCTGCAGGCTTCCTGTAGGACGATGTACGGCTACTCAGAGGCCCCCAGCCTCCACCGGCAGCCAGGGGCCCTGCTGGCCTCCCTCACTACCGTCCTCCTCGGCCTGGGCCTTCTGTGA
- the DPEP1 gene encoding dipeptidase 1 isoform X2 has product MQTSWWLWALVAVCTGDQFRDEAERIMRGTPVIDGHNDLPWRLLTMFNNRLQIERANLTSLANTHTNIPKLRAGFVGGQFWSAYTPCDTQNKDAVKRTLEQIDVIQRMCQMYPETFVCVTNSAALLTGVRQAFREGRVASLVGVEGGHSIDSSLGVLRTLYRLGMRYLTLTHSCNTPWADNWLVDTGEDKAESQGLSHFGQSVVKEMNRLGVIIDLAHVSVATMKAALRLSTAPVIFSHSSAYSLCQHRRNVPDDVLRLVNQTGSLVMVNFYNDYVSCRQEATLSQVADHLDHIKKVAGAGAVGFGGDFDGVSRLPVGLEDVSKYPDLVAELLRRRWTEAEVRGALANNLLRVFEAVEQVSDHTQSPEEEPIPAAQLQASCRTMYGYSEAPSLHRQPGALLASLTTVLLGLGLL; this is encoded by the exons ATGCAGACCAGCTGGTGGCTCTGGGCCCTGGTGGCCGTCTGCACTGGAGACCAGTTCCGGGATGAGGCTGAGAGAATCATGCGGGGCACACCTGTCATTGACGG gcacaaTGACCTGCCCTGGAGGCTGCTGACCATGTTCAACAACCGGCTTCAGATCGAGAGGGCCAACCTGACGAGCCTTGCCAACACACACACCAACATCCCCAAGCTGAGGGCTGGTTTTGTTGGGGGCCAG TTCTGGTCTGCGTACACGCCCTGCGACACCCAGAACAAGGATGCCGTGAAGAGGACCCTAGAGCAGATCGACGTCATCCAGCGCATGTGTCAGATGTATCCGGAGACCTTTGTGTGTGTCACCAACAGTGCAG CTCTCCTCACAGGCGTCCGGCAGGCCTTCcgggaggggagggtggccaGCCTTGTCGGCGTGGAGGGCGGCCACTCCATAGACAGCAGCCTGGGCGTCCTGCGGACACTCTACCGCCTGGGCATGCGGTACCTGACCCTCACCCACAGCTGCAATACGCCGTG GGCTGACAACTGGCTGGTGGACACGGGAGAGGACAAGGCTGAGAGCCAAGGCCTGTCGCACTTTGGCCAG AGTGTGGTGAAGGAGATGAACCGCCTGGGGGTCATCATCGACCTGGCCCACGTGTCCGTGGCCACCATGAAGGCTGCCCTACGCCTGTCCACGGCCCCCGTCATCTTCAGCCACTCCTCGGCCTACAGCCTGTGCCAGCACCGGCGCAACGTGCCCGACGACGTGCTCCGGCTGGTG AACCAGACGGGCAGCCTGGTGATGGTTAATTTCTACAACGACTACGTTTCCTGCAGACAGGAAGCCACCCTGTCCCAAGTAGCAG ACCACCTGGACCACATCAAGAAGGTGGCAGGAGCTGGAGCCGTGGGCTTTGGCGGGGACTTTGATGGTGTTTCGAG GCTCCCCGTGGGGCTTGAGGATGTGTCCAAGTACCCAGACCTGGTGGCTGAGCTACTCAGGAGGCGGTGGACAGAGGCGGAGGTCAGGGGCGCTCTGGCCAACAACCTGCTCAGGGTCTTTGAGGCAGTGGAACAG GTGAGCGATCACACACAAAGTCCTGAAGAGGAGCCCATCCCGGCGGCCCAGCTGCAGGCTTCCTGTAGGACGATGTACGGCTACTCAGAGGCCCCCAGCCTCCACCGGCAGCCAGGGGCCCTGCTGGCCTCCCTCACTACCGTCCTCCTCGGCCTGGGCCTTCTGTGA